A stretch of the Helicoverpa armigera isolate CAAS_96S chromosome 5, ASM3070526v1, whole genome shotgun sequence genome encodes the following:
- the LOC110382188 gene encoding peptidyl-prolyl cis-trans isomerase-like 3 produces MSVTLHTDVGDIKIELYCEQCPKACENFLALCASDYYNGCLFHRNIKGFIVQTGDPTGTGKGGTSIWGRKFEDEFKEELKHNQRGMVSMANNGPNSNGSQFFFTYGEQPHLDLKYTLFGKIIDGFEALDDLEKMAVNPKTYRPLTEAKITSVTIHANPLAG; encoded by the exons ATGTCTGTCACATTACATACTGATGTAGGTGATATAAAGATTGAATTATATTGTGAACAGTGTCCGAAGGCCTGTGAGAATTTCCTAGCATTATGTGCTAGTGATTATTATAACGGGTGCTTGTTTCATCGAAATATTAAG GGTTTCATAGTCCAGACGGGAGACCCAACAGGTACAGGAAAAGGTGGAACATCAATTTGGGGACGAAAGTTTGAAGACGAATTCAAAGAAGAATTGAAG catAATCAAAGAGGCATGGTGAGCATGGCCAACAATGGTCCCAATTCAAATGGCAGTCAATTCTTCTTCACCTATGGAGAGCAACCACATTTAGATttgaaatatactttattcGGGAA AATAATTGATGGATTTGAAGCACTTGATGATTTAGAAAAAATGGCAGTCAACCCAAAAACTTACAGGCCACTCACAGAAGCAAAGATAACTTCAGTTACTATCCATGCGAACCCATTAGCTGGATAG